CATTCTTTATGCAAAAGAAGATGATGGAGCTCACGCTTGCAACACAGGGCGCTTCGACCAAGTCGTCGCGCCTGCTGCACGAAGCGATCTACGATGCTGATACGATCAAGTCGCAACGCGGCGAGGAACGGTTCCGCCGGATCTGGGGCGAACTGACAGCACTTTCTTCGCTCGCGACATCCGAACAGCGCAAGCTGGCCACAACCCTGACCTTCTGGTCACAGGGCGTACAGCAGGCGACTTATGTGTCAGCAGTCGTCGTCGGGACCTTCATGGTCTTTCAAGGACAATTCACAATCGGGACGATCATCGCGGTGGGCATCCTGACAAGCCGCACGCTGGGACCGCTGACAGGTCTCGCCGCGACACTGGCGCGCTGGGCGAACGTCAAGGCCGCACTCGACATGCTGGATGATGTCGTGGAAGCGCCGCAGGACATGGAAGAAGAACGCACCTATCTGCGCCGCGAAAAGATCAAAGGCGCATATGAATTGCGCGAGTTGGGGTATGCCTACGACGAAGAAGGGGCCAAGACGCTCGACATTCCCGCGCTCAGGATCGAAGCAGGCCAGCGGATTGCCGTGCTGGGCGCGAACGGGTCGGGCAAATCGACGTTGCTCAAGGTACTGTCCGGTCTGCACCGTCCGACATCGGGCCGTGTGTTGATCGATGGTGTCGACATGGGGCAGGTGATGGCCCGCGATCTGCGCCGCTCTATCGGGTATCTGAGCCAGGAAGTCCGGCTGTTTGCCGGAACGCTGCGCGAGAACCTGAACCTGACATTGCTGGAACGTGACGACGAGCGGTTGCTAGCGGCACTTGATTTTTCAGGCCTTGGCCCGTTCGTGCGCAACCACCCCAAAGGGCTGGATCTTGAAATCCGCGACGGTGGTGAAGGTCTTTCCATCGGGCAACGCCAGTCAATCGGCTGGGCGCGGCTTTGGCTGCAGGACCCGAGCGTCTGTTTGCTGGATGAACCGACCGCGGCCCTCGATCAGACACTTGAATCCACACTTGTCAGCCGTCTGGAAGAATGGCTGGAAGGGCGCACCGCCGTGATCGCCACACACCGCATACCGATCCTGTCTCTAACGACGCGCACGATGATTTTGCAGAATGGCCGCTTGGCCGTTGACGGACCGCGTGACGAGGTCCTCGCACATATGAACAAGAAAGCCGGGTAAGCACATGGCAACGATTGACGCAGAATTTTCCGGCCAGATGCGTGGCCCCAGCCTGACGATCTGGCTCGTTTTGGCCACTGTCGGCCTGTTCCTACTCTGGGCCAAGTTCGCGCCGCTCGACGAAATCGTGCGCGCGCAGGGCGAGGTTGTGCCTGCGTCGCGGCCACAGATCATTCAGAACCTTGAAGGGGGAATCCTTGCAGAGCTTCTGGTGAGCGAAGGCGATGTCGTTCAGGAAGGCGACGTGCTGGCCCGTCTGCGCGGCACGCAGTTTTCGTCAAATGTCGCCGATCTGGAAGAACAGGTTCTTGCACATGAAATCAAGCGTCTGCGACTTGAAGCGGAAATCAGCGGCATGTTCGATTTTGACGTGCCCGAACAGATTGCCACGCGCAGCCCGACCATCGTTGCCTCTGAAAAGGCTCTGCTGAGTGCACGCCAGTCCGACTACGTCACCAAGGTTGATGGTGCCCGCGCCGTGCTGGAAGAAACGCGCCGTGAACTTGCCGCGATGGAAGATATGTATGCCCGCGAAATTGTGGCCCTGATCGAAGTCACTGCAGCGCGCAAGCGCAACGCGGATGCTGAAATCAAGTATAACGAGATCATCACCGAAGCAGAGCTTGAGCGCGCTTCGGAATATTCCAAGACCTTGCAGGAACTGGCGTCTCTGACGCAGGATTTGCGCACTGCAAACGATCAGCTGTCACGGACAATCATTCGTGCACCCATGCGCGGGATCGTGAACAACCTTGGGGTCACAACCATCGGTGGCGTCATTCGTCCGGGCGAAGAAATCTTTCAGCTGACTCCTTTGGGTGACGAACTTTTCGTCGAAGCACAGGTAAAACCGGAAGACATCGCCAATGTGGTGCCTGGCCAGCTCGCCACGATCAAATTCTCGGCTTACGACTACACCGTCTACGGAAGCCTCGAAGGCGAGGTGCAGTTTATCTCTGCTGATACCTTCAAGGACGAACGCCGGCAGGACGATCAGGCGCATTACAAGGTTACGTTGCGTGTCGATACAGAAAACCTCGACGCCCGTCAGAGCCAGATCGTGATCCGGCCCGGCATGCAAACAACCGTAGAACTGCACACAGGCGAAAAGACCGTTCTGCAGTATCTTACCAAACCGCTTTACCGTGGGGGGGAAGCGTTGCAGGAGCCCTAAGTTCCAAAGCGCCAAACACCACATTTCCAGAGGACTGCCGCACCTTATGGGTGCGGCAGTTTTCTCAATCGAACACATACGCCCCGACATATCCTCGCTGATGTCAAATCCGGGCCATAGTTGCGCACGACAGATTACCTTGTAGCGAGGGATGTGTTAAATGGGCGATCTGTCAGATAAATTGCGCGATGGTTTGGCGCAGTTCGAGGAACTCGATAAACAATTGGATGCGGCTCTGAAAGAATTGGGTTTACCAGGTATGTCCGATCCGGATCTGGTCGCAAACGACGCGACCGGTCTGCCGCATGTCATGCAGCTTTGCACATTAGAGCCCGTATCCGAGCGACACACAGCGCTGCGCGCGGCATTCGCGCAAGGTGCGGACCCCAATACGCCTTGCCCGTGGGGCGCAACGGCGATTGATACGCTTTATACGGATGGCGATGCCGACGGCATTGCGTTGCTACTTGAGAACGGTGCCGATGCGGGAGTCTATCGTTGGAGTGAAACGCATCTGGCCGTCATCAGGGATGATGCGCAGGCGATCGACCCAGCGCATCTCAAAGCTTGTGACAGGGTTGGTGACACACCCTTTCTGTTGGCGTGTCGGTTCGCTCGACCGGAAATGGCCACACTGCTTTTTGATTCCAACGCGCTGGAAGAAGCAGCGCGTGTCACGGCGCGGTCTGGGTCTTGCCAGATCATGAACTGGTTGTTGTCCAAAGGTGCCGATGTAAATGCGGCATCCCCTGACGGCGCAACACCGCTGTTTCTTGCCATCGAAGCGGGGCACGTTGATTTGGTCGAACTGCTCTTGAACTCTGGCGCGTCTTTGGAAGCGACGATGGATGCATCTTTTGTTGCGCCTGTCGCGGTAGAACGGTCCGCACGCCTGCAACAAGTGGTCGATAACATGCTGTCTGCAGTCGCGGATCTGGTGCCACTGCAAGGGGTGCTGCAGCGCAATACGATCTATGATGCAGCCTACGACCCGGCAATCATCCGATTGCTAGTCAAATATGGTGCTGACCCCGCGCGCTTTGCAGGCGAGGCATTCAATGCTGCCATCGGTGTCGATCGGAACCCGCCGATCGCGATATCGCGGGATGAGTTTGCTGCGCAATACCCGGTCAGAAGGGGCCGCACCAACCCGCAACAGGTTGATATGCCGTTCTGGCACGAACAGGTCCGTTCTGGTCGGACAGGCGTTCAGGCCAAGACAGAGATCGTCGGGCAAGACGTGGCGGTTGCTGGTCCGGTTTGGTCCTTTCAGCGGGTCGGGCGGACGGCCACCCTGTTGCCTGATGGTCGCATGGTGCTTGTCGGTGGTGAACATGGGGACCGTCGCGAACCTGATCATTGCATCTACGGTGATGTGACGGTTGTGGGGCCAGATGGCCAGATCGACCAGTATATCTATCCCGGTGCCGCCTTCCCGCCGACCTGCTTTCACAGCGCGACGTTGTCTGACGAGGGCCTCTGGCTCATTGGCGGGTGTGGTCTTGGCTACGACAAACAAACCCAGGTGCTTTGGCTCTCGCTGCTTGATTTCTCGATCCACAAGGTCGCGACAACCGGCCAGAGTCCGGGTTTGATCAGTGGCCATAAGGCGCAGCTGATTGGCGATGCCATTTTAGTCAGTGGCGGCACGCTTGGACCAGCCGCAAAAGCGTCCAAAGGCCGGTTCGTTCTCGATCTTTCCAGCCGCGTCTGGCACATGGTCAATTGATCGCGCGGGAAAAGCGATCGGGATTGTGCGCCAGCGGGGTGAAGCCACAGGCCAGATAGACCCGCTTCGCTGCATCATTGTCCGGATCGGTGCCAACCATCAGATAGCTGCAATGCCGTGCACGCGCGTGATCGATCGCCGTGTCGATCAGTTTGCGCCCGACACCGTGGCGGCGAAGATCATCCACGACAAAAAGATGGTTCAAATCCATCCCGCGCGCGCAGTACTGCAATTTGACAAGAGGGCAAAGCGCGGCATAGCCCACCACCCGGGTTCCGTGGCATGCCACCAAGACATGTACCCACGGGTGCGATCCGAAAAGATCGCGGTTGAGGTGATCAAGATCAATCTGGGCGACATCCCCGTGATGCGCTGCGACAGCGGTAATCATCTGGCGCAATTCACCGAGATCGGCGCGTCTTGCAGAGCGGGTGGTGATATGTGGCATGTTCTGGCTTTCGTGTGTGGGCCACACAAAGCTACGAACCTCTCCCGCTTTGGTGGCGGCATGGTTTCAGATTTGGGAAATGACTGACGGGCCGCTGCTATGTCGCGCGGCGATAAAATCGCTGGGTCTGGATTTGGCGATGGGTCATGCCTGCTTCTTTGCCCGGGGCACGCGGCTTGTGTCAAGTTTCAAAGCTGGCCACCAACGATTTCAATGGCCTGTCCATTAACGCTCCGGGCTGCGTCGCTGCAAAGCCACATCGCCGCGGCAGTGGTCTCATCGATATCCAGCAGCCGTTGATGGCGGTTGCCTTTCGCAATCGCGGCGATGGCACCGGACTCGTCCGTTTGAAAGCGGCGCATTAGTCCTGGAACCTGCCCGCGCACGATATCGGTATCGACATAACCGGGACAAAGCGCGTTGAAGGTCACAGGACCGCCCATGAACTCTTCGGACAATCCGCGGATCAGGCCGACAAGTCCGTGTTTGCTCACGGTATATGGAATGGCGTTGCGCAGGCCCTTGAGCCCTGCGATGGAACTGACGACGATCATCCGACCCGATGTGTCAGGCGGTAAGGTCTCCAGCGCGGCCTGAAGCGTCAGGAACGCCCCGTCAAGGTTGATCGCCATCATGCGTCGCCAGCTTTCAAGGCTGGTTTTGCCGAAGGGACCCCCTTCAGCAATGCCGGCATTTGCCACGCAAATGCGGATCGGACCGCGATCCTGCGCGGCGGTCGCGATGCCATCCCGTACGGATTTCTCATTCGCAACGTCCATCTGCAGTGCATGGATGCGCGGATGCACAACCGCTTCTAGCACGTCCTTGCGGCGTCCGGTGATTGTCACGTCTGCTCCTGCATCGGCAAGGGCAAGCGCGATCCCTTTCCCAATGCCGGTGCCGCCACCGGTGACCAATGCATGTTTTCCTGTGTGTTCCATCAGATCAGCCTAAACCAGCACGGACGCGTGACAAGGGCCGATGGATCGTGCAGGAAAGATCGTATGAAATGGATTGATCTTCCACCCGTCTGGCTCGCTCTGTTTGCCCTGTTGACCTATTGGATCGGCACGATGGATCTTTTGACGGAACGGCCCGGTTTCGAATTTCTTGGTATCTGGGTTGGGCCGAACCGGATCGGCTGGGGTGGGGAATTGCTCATTGCCGCAGGTTTGTTCACCATGTCCGCTGCCATCGTCGAATTGGTCCGGAACCGCACGACGGTTATTCCGCATCAGGATGCAGATACCTTGGTGCAGTCGGGTATTTTCGCGTTTTCGCGCAATCCGATCTACGTTGGTGACACGCTTGTGCTGGCCGGGCTTGCAATCATCTGGGGTGCACCCCTAGCGCTTTTTCTGGTGCCTTTGTTTGTCTGGATCATCCGGCAGCGGTTCGTCCTGCCGGAAGAGCAAAGGTTGCACGCGAAATTCGGCCAAGCGTTCGACGATTACTGCGATATGACCCGCCGCTGGATCTGAAACGCCTGTTTGTTGGGGTGTAACACAACGTTGCATCGCTGCCCTGTCTTGCGAAATGATCTTGCGCGCTATAATCCGACCTTAACCATGCGTCACAAAAAGGGGGACAGCCCGTGAAAATCGGTGCGCCAAAGGAGATATTCGCCGGGGAAGATCGCGTTGCGATGACACCCGCATCCGCGAAAGACCTGCAAAAGCTTGGATACGAATGCGTAATCGAAACGGGGGCAGGTGTTGCCGCCGGTTTCACGGACGCCGCTTACAAGGAAGCCGGGGTCGCCGTCGTCAAGACCGCAGCCGCGCTTTACAAGGCTGCGGATATCATCGCAAAGGTCCGTCCGCCCGAGGAGCCTGAAATCAAGCGCCTGCGCGAAGGCCAGACGGTGATTTCGTTCTTCTATCCGGCGCAGAACGAAAAGCTGATGGAAGCCGCCAACAAAAAAGGCGCAACAGTCATTGCGATGGATATGGTTCCACGTATCAGTCGCGCCCAGAAGATGGACGCGCTATCGTCCATGGCAAATATCGCAGGTTACCGCGCCGTGATTGAGGCCGGGAATAATTTCGGCCGCTTCTTTACGGGGCAGGTGACGGCAGCTGGTAAAGTGCCACCAGCCAAAGTGCTGGTGATCGGTGCCGGTGTGGCAGGGCTTGCTGCAATCGGAACTGCAACATCGCTGGGCGCGATCACCTATGCGTTCGACGTACGCCCGGAAGTGGCCGAGCAGGTCGAATCCATGGGGGCCGAATTCGTCTTCCTCGATTTCGAGGAAGAACAGCAGGACGGGTCGGCGACGGGTGGTTACGCTGCTGTCTCCAGCCCGGAGTTTGCCGCAGCCCAACTTGCAAAGTTTCGCGAAATTGCGCCGGATATGGACATTGTCATCACGACAGCGCTGATCCCTGGCCGAGATGCGCCAGAGCTTTGGACCAAGGACATGGTCGAAAGCATGAAACCGGGTTCGGTGATTGTCGATCTCGCCGCAGAGCGGGGCGGCAATTGCAAGCTGACCGTAAAGGATGAAAAGATCGTGACGGAAAATGGTGTGACCATCGTGGGTTACACTGATTTCCCAAGCCGGATGGCGGCGCAATCATCAACCCTTTACGCCACCAACATCCGTCACATGATGTCAGACCTGACACCTGAAAAAGGTGGCAAGCCGGTCCATAACATGGATGACGATGTCATCCGGGGCGCGACGGTGACACATAAGAAAGAAATCACGTTCCCGCCGCCGCCGCCAAAGGTTGCAGCCATCGCAGCGCAGCCAAAGAAGGCCGCACCAAAGGAACTGACCCACGAAGAAAAACGCGCCAACGAAATTGCCGCGTTCAAGCAACAAACCCGCAGTCAGGTGACATTGCTGGCCGTGGGTGCCGCCCTCCTTCTTGGGGTCGGGCTTGTTGCACCGGCAAGCTTCATGCAGCACTTCATCGTATTTGTGCTGGCCGTTTTTGTCGGCTTCCAGGTGATCTGGAACGTGGCACATTCGCTGCATACACCGCTGATGGCCGTGACCAATGCGATCTCATCGATCATCATTCTCGGGGCATTGACCCAGATTGGTTCAGGGTCCGCACTTGTCGTGATTTTGGCGGCCTTGGCGGTCTTCATGACGGGGATCAATATTTTCGGGGGTTTCCTCGTGACACGGCGCATGCTCGCCATGTTCCAGAAGTCGTAAGGGGAAAGAAAAATGGAATTCGGATTTACAACAGCGGCTTACGTCGTCGCAGCGATCCTCTTTATCCTGTCCCTCGGCGGCTTGTCTGGGCAGGAAAGCGCGAAACGGGCGGTTTGGTACGGTATCGCAGGTATGGCGCTTGCCGTCATCGCGACACTTATCGGGCCGGGGGCAGGCTTCTGGTTGCTCTCGCTCATCCTGATCGCTGGCGGTGGTGCCATCGGCTATGTGCTGGCGACGCGGGTGCAGATGACACAGATGCCGGAACTTGTTGCGGCTATGCACAGCCTTGTTGGCCTTGCGGCTGTCTTTGTAGGCTTCATTGCGCATTTCGAAGTCGTGCGTGTCATGGGGCTGTCGGGCGATGAAACCAAAAATCTCGGGACCTTTGCGGCACTTCTAGCCAAGAAGTCCGTGGTCGAAATCAACATCCTGCGGGTCGAACTGTTCCTTGGCATTTTCATCGGTGCGATCACCTTTACCGGTTCGGTCATTGCCTACGGAAAGCTGGCCGGCAAGGTTGACAGTGCGGCGACAAAGCTGCCCGGTGGGCATCTGCTGAACATCGCAGCGGCAGCTGTCTCTGCGATCTGCCTGATCTGGTATTTCAACTCGGGCGGTTTCTTCCCGCTCTTCCTGATGACGTTGGCCGCGTTGTTTATCGGCTATCACCTGATCATGGGGATTGGCGGCGCTGACATGCCCGTCGTCGTGTCGATGCTGAACAGCTATTCCGGCTGGGCGGCCGCGGCGATCGGGTTCTCGCTTGGCAACGATCTGTTGATCGTGGTCGGCGCGCTTGTCGGGTCTTCCGGTGCGATCCTGTCCTACATCATGTGCAAGGCGATGAACCGGTCATTCGTCAGCGTGATCCTCGGTGGCTTTGGTGGCCCTGCAGGGGAACAGATGGCAGTCGAGGGCGAACAGATCGCTATTGATGCAGACGGTGTCGCCACGGCATTGAATGAGGCCGACAGCGTCATCATCATCCCGGGTTATGGGATGGCCGTCGCGCAGGCACAGACGGCCGTGGCCGACCTGGTGCGCAAACTGCGGGCCAAGGGCAAGAACGTGCGGTTCGCCATTCACCCTGTTGCCGGGCGTCTGCCCGGGCACATGAACGTGCTGCTTGCCGAAGCCAAGGTGCCATATGACATCGTGATGGAAATGGACGAAATCAACGACGACTTCCCCGATACGGACGTCGCCATCGTGATCGGATCCAACGACATCGTGAACCCGGCAGCGCAGGACGATCCCAATAGCCCGATCGCAGGCATGCCGGTTCTGGAATGCTGGAAAGCCAAGCAGGTCTTTGTGTCCAAGCGCGGGCAAGGGACCGGCTATTCCGGCATAGAAAACCCGTTGTTCTTCAAAGAGAACACGCGGATGTTTTACGGTGATGCGAAAGCATCGCTCGACAGCCTGCTGCCAAAGATCGACTAGGCTGAAAAGCCGCAAGAAACCTATGTTGGCGGCGGTCTTCGCCGCCAACATACTGTGGCAATCCTCACCGAATTAACCGAGTCTTTGACACATCGGCACATCGCCCAGTTTCTGCCTGAAACTGCCCGATATTGTTTCGGCTTTTCCACTAATCCCCACAGACCGATCCCCATTGTAGGGCCGATATTGGTTAATGACGCCAATAAGTTGCCATGATCCGCAACTTGTGACGGTATGGCTGCAATTAACGATTTGGTAATCTTCGGTTCAAAGGGATAAATGGCATGAGCGTTGCACGCTTTGGTAAAGTAAGTCTGGCTGCTTTGGCGGCATTTTCGTTCGCTGCGTGTAGCAGTTCCAGCAACGGCGGCGGCAGCGGCGGCGGTGTAGCCGGGGCAGAGAACCCAATGGCTGAATTGGAAGAGATCGCGACCCGCGTGGATGGCTACTCTTTTACCCGCTTTGATGCTGTACCGACGACCGGCGATGCGACTTTCACCGGGCTTGGTGGCGTGCAGATTTCGGACGCAGATGGCGTTGTTCTTTCGGGGATGGGCGATGTCTCGGTCACTGTGGATTTCGGTACAGAAGCGGTCTCGGGCGGTCTGACGAACATCACGGGCTACACTGGCACGGCTGCGGAAGTTGCTGCTGCAACGGCTGCGATGGACGATACCAGCGATATTTCCGGTGAACTTTCGCTTAGCCGTGGTGACATCTTTACCCTGCGCCCCAACGCGTTTGGTGTTGATTATGACGGCACGCTTGGCGCTGACGGATATGTTGTCGATGGGCGCGCGTTGGGCGAATTCAAAGGAACTCGCAGCGCAGGCAGCACCGATTTTCCGATCCGTGCGGTGCAGATCACTGATGACGACGGTGTCGCCACGATCGGGGCAGAGACGTTTGACGTCGAAATCGGTCTTTTTGGCGAAACCGAATAAAAACCAAGGTCATTTCAAAACTTCGGGGCCCCGGTTTACGCCGCGGGCCCTTATTCATTTCCGGATGATACTTCGCGCCATTTCCCAGATGCGATCCCTGCCACGTCCCACGGACCGATGGACCAGCGCACAAGTCTCAGTGTGGGAAAACCGACATGCGCCGTCATGCGCCGGACCTGCCGGTTGCGCCCCTCGCTGATGATAATTTTCAGCCATTGATCGGGAACGGTCTTGCGAAAGCGCACGGGTGGGTTCCTGTCCCATAAATCAGGCGGGGCCATCAGCTCGACGGTGGCGGGGCGGGTTGGGCCGTCTTTCAATGACACACCGTCACGCAACGGCTGAAGATCGGCATCGGTTGGCGCACCTTCGACCTGAACGAGATATGTCTTCGCCATCTTGTTTTTTGGGTCGCTGATGCGCGCTTGCAGCTTGCCATCATCGGTCAGGATCATCAGGCCTTCGCTGTCCCGGTCAAGCCGGCCTGCGGGATAGACCTTTGGAATATCAACAAATTCCGACAAGGTCCGCCGGGGCGTCGGATTTCGAACGTCCGTGAACTGGGACAGAACATCAAAGGGTTTGTTGAAAAGGATCACGCGCGCCATGACCGTTCTCCTAAACCGGGAAGTGGGCAAAGGTCCATGTCATCTGTGCGCTGGTTTTTTCGGGTTTCAACCCGCAAAGACGCCAACGGTATACAATCGTGTGCTTCTAACTATCTATAAAATATGCATTTTTCCTTTACATGCGACATTCTGCCGTTAGGTAATGAAACATAGAAAAACCAAGGCGCGCCCTCATGCCCCCGATCCCAGACCATCCACTCCGCTATGCTATGGCAAACGAACTGCACGCACGACCCTTCCCTGTCGTGAACAAACCAAGCCGTGCGGCATATCTTGCCATCAAGCCAAAGGAAAACGCAGCAGGACGGGATCGGGATGCGGATCGTGCCCATCTTGTCGCGTTGCTCGACAGATTTGGGGCACCGCACCCACAGCCGGGGGCGACACACTATTCGGGGCAATTGGGAAAGCATCTGCTCAAGTGGGAAAGCCATACGGAATTCGTCACCTACACGCTATTCGGCGAAGGTCTGGCGGATCGGCCATTCGACGCGGCGACTTTCAGCGTGTTCCCCGACGAGTGGCTGGAGGAAGCACCCGGCACCCGCGTGACCTCTGCGCTGATCCGTATCGAGGTGGCAGAAAACGACGACGGTGTTCTGGACAAGGCAACGGACTGGTTTGTGCCGGAAAGCCTCGCCATCAGCCGTGTGCTTGATAACGATCTGATCATCGCTAGCGATTTCCGGATTGATGCCAGCGGACACATGCGCATCGCCGTCTTTGCCCGTCCGGAAACGGGTGACAGGCGGGTCGGGCGCGTCGTGCAACGCCTTTGCGAGATTGAAACCTACAAGGCCATGTCGATGCTGGGTCTGTCACGCGCCCGCGGGCTGAGCCGTGAAATGGCACAGATCGACACGACCCTGACATCTTTGCTGGGTGACATGTGCGGGCCGATCGGCAAACCGGACGTGATGTTGCAATCCTTGCTGGAAGTCTCCGCCGAACTTGAAAACATCGTCGCGCAAACTTCGTTCAGGTTCGGTGCGACCGAAGCCTATGAAACCATCGTCAACCAACGGATCGAGATCCTGCGCGAAGAACACTTTCAGGGGCGTCAGACTTTTGCGGAATTCATGATGCGCCGTTTTGATCCGGCGATGCGCACTGTGAAATCGACACAGGCGCGCCTCGAACGTATGTCGGCGCGGGCGCAGCGTGCCAGCGACCTTTTGCGAACGCGCGTTGACGTGGAACGGTCCGCGCAAAACCAGGAACTGCTGACCAGCATGGACAAGCGCGCTGACCTGCAACTGCGCTTGCAGCGTACCGTCGAAGGCCTATCGGTGGTTGCGATCAGCTATTACGCCGTGAACCTTGTGCTTTATGTAACCGGACCGCTGGAAGAAGCGCTGAACGTCTCCAAGACAGTAATGGCAGCGATCGCAACGCCGCTGGTCCTGCTAGCCGTGTGGTTCATGGTGCGCCGCATTCGCCGACACATTGAATGATTAGGCAAACGTCTGTGCAAGGTTGTCGCGCTTGAACAGTTCGGTTCGGTTGACCGCATAGACGGCACAGGCTGCCCCCAGCACATTCGCACAGACCGCGGCGATCAGGATACCGGTATAGCCGAACAGACTGACACCGACCCAGGCAAGTGGCAGGTAAAGGACGAAAATGCGCGTCAGGCTGAGCGCCATGGAATAGCCGGCCTTGGACCGGGCGTTCATCGCCGCATTCGCCGTCACGATGAAACCATAGCCGAACAGGCTCATGCCAACGATACGCAGGTATTGGGCTGCGTAGGATGTCGCTTCGCCCCCGCTGGCAATAAATCCGGCCAGCCCCTCGGCAAAGAACGCAAGGATCAGGCCGATCGCAATGCCATAGGCAGCGCAGAATGCGAATGCGACCTGCACAGCGCGTCCGGCGCGGTCGTGTTGCTCTGCCCCCCAGTTCTGGCCGACAACGGGGCCGATGCCGGATGACAGCGCAAACATAGGTACCAGCGCCAATGACTGGATGCGGGTCGCAGCGCCAAATCCGGCCACTGCCGTTTCGCCAACTGTTGCAACCGCAGCCG
The sequence above is drawn from the Cognatiyoonia koreensis genome and encodes:
- a CDS encoding DUF3422 family protein, encoding MPPIPDHPLRYAMANELHARPFPVVNKPSRAAYLAIKPKENAAGRDRDADRAHLVALLDRFGAPHPQPGATHYSGQLGKHLLKWESHTEFVTYTLFGEGLADRPFDAATFSVFPDEWLEEAPGTRVTSALIRIEVAENDDGVLDKATDWFVPESLAISRVLDNDLIIASDFRIDASGHMRIAVFARPETGDRRVGRVVQRLCEIETYKAMSMLGLSRARGLSREMAQIDTTLTSLLGDMCGPIGKPDVMLQSLLEVSAELENIVAQTSFRFGATEAYETIVNQRIEILREEHFQGRQTFAEFMMRRFDPAMRTVKSTQARLERMSARAQRASDLLRTRVDVERSAQNQELLTSMDKRADLQLRLQRTVEGLSVVAISYYAVNLVLYVTGPLEEALNVSKTVMAAIATPLVLLAVWFMVRRIRRHIE
- a CDS encoding NAD(P)(+) transhydrogenase (Re/Si-specific) subunit beta → MEFGFTTAAYVVAAILFILSLGGLSGQESAKRAVWYGIAGMALAVIATLIGPGAGFWLLSLILIAGGGAIGYVLATRVQMTQMPELVAAMHSLVGLAAVFVGFIAHFEVVRVMGLSGDETKNLGTFAALLAKKSVVEINILRVELFLGIFIGAITFTGSVIAYGKLAGKVDSAATKLPGGHLLNIAAAAVSAICLIWYFNSGGFFPLFLMTLAALFIGYHLIMGIGGADMPVVVSMLNSYSGWAAAAIGFSLGNDLLIVVGALVGSSGAILSYIMCKAMNRSFVSVILGGFGGPAGEQMAVEGEQIAIDADGVATALNEADSVIIIPGYGMAVAQAQTAVADLVRKLRAKGKNVRFAIHPVAGRLPGHMNVLLAEAKVPYDIVMEMDEINDDFPDTDVAIVIGSNDIVNPAAQDDPNSPIAGMPVLECWKAKQVFVSKRGQGTGYSGIENPLFFKENTRMFYGDAKASLDSLLPKID
- a CDS encoding pseudouridine synthase, whose amino-acid sequence is MARVILFNKPFDVLSQFTDVRNPTPRRTLSEFVDIPKVYPAGRLDRDSEGLMILTDDGKLQARISDPKNKMAKTYLVQVEGAPTDADLQPLRDGVSLKDGPTRPATVELMAPPDLWDRNPPVRFRKTVPDQWLKIIISEGRNRQVRRMTAHVGFPTLRLVRWSIGPWDVAGIASGKWREVSSGNE